A stretch of DNA from Perca fluviatilis chromosome 15, GENO_Pfluv_1.0, whole genome shotgun sequence:
gggaccactaaggtatatataaaagagtcttcagatacagtattaggggaccactaaggcctatataaaagagacttcagatacagtattaggggaccactaagatctatataaaagagacttcagatacagtattaggggaccactaaggcctatataaaagagacttcagatacagtattaggggaccactaaggtctatataaaagagacttcagatacagtattaggggaccactaaggcctatataaaagagacttcagatacagtattaggggaccactaaggtctatataaaagagacttcagatacagtattaggggaccactaaggcctatataaaagagacttcagatacagtattaggggaccactaaggtctatataaaagagacttcagatacagtattaggggaccactaaggtatatataaaagagacttcagatacagtattaggggaccactaaggtatatataaaagagacttcagatacagtattaggggaccactaaggtctatctaaaagcatccaaagagcaccatgtcatgggacctttaacagatTGACTGGTGACGGAGTTCCTGACTTGTTTACTGACAGACCTTACGTGTCACTACCTCCTGTGAAGAACTAAAAGACTTATGTCATAGAGCCCCCTACTTAAGTAAATATGCTGTTAACtgacatttcattttctttttccaaaaGGAGCTTAGTTTAATACAGTAAATGTGCAAGTGAAAAAAGTAGATTCAACATCCAACTTTGGAGATTTTCATGTTTTCACTTCACTGTTCTCTGACCCTTCTCACGTGTGAAACACTTTCAAAAGTTTGTTCCTGGAAGTAGCCCTGTTTCTAGTAGGTACTACAGGATGCTTTTGGTGACAAAGAACATAAGAAGTTATTTATTTCACAGGCAAATTGATTTTTCAAATCTTAGAGATTCGATTTTAATTCTAACTTGGTCATTCTtccttgttgttttttcttctttttgttatgTATTGTATTACTTAGAGAAACACCTTTAAAACTCTTtcaaaactttctttttttctgcagaGTATGTCCTCATTGTCTAACGTTAATCCAGTTGCTATTAATATCAGGCCAACACCGCACCATGGGCCCAGATATAATCAGTTACAGCATTACATTACAAAGcagggaaaggaggaggaggaggagggaggggggctgAACTTTGTCCCATTTCCCTGGCTGCTTGTTGTTCCAGCTGAAGGGAACAGCACGTTCAGATCTGCAGCTTCActgttgaatgacaaacaaagtCAGACTTTCAGCGTGACTCATAAGAAGATAGTTACTGTAGAAGATTCTGAAAGGTTGTACTCCGGTAATGACATGGACACTTTCACAGAATgttgctttataaaaaaaacaaagtaacgTTTTGGGCATGAACTGCCATTCTGCAGGTCACATTTGACTTGATGATGCAAAAGGAAAATTATCTGcttatatttacagtattttcaacattttgaggCTAATTCAAGATGTGTTGGCTTCTAATGTTGCTGATCTTGGGAAGTTTGGCACATACAGGAATGCACAGAAAGGTTGTTTTAGGCATTTAAAACTGACATGATCTTGCAATATTAAGTTATAGAACATAGAAACATAACAGGACTAGCTGAGTGAAATAAGAGAATGATTATGAGACGGTGCTCTATGACTTTCGTGACTCGTGGTGTTTGAAAGTGTCCACCGATGGAAATGCGATAGTGTGATGTGATATTTTACAGACCCAGAAGGTGGTTTACCAACACTTATTGCTGACGTTCTGAAGGTATTTACAGAAACCAGCTGACTGACTCTAACTGAGATGACCCACCCCATGCTGCTGCTCGTGATCTGCTAGGAGGTGGCACCTTAACTTCTTCGAATCACGTCACCCCACGGACATGTCAGGGCTGTTGATGGATGGCGGTGTTTACTTTctcctctcagtctcctcctcctgcttctCTCTATGTTTTTCTGTCTCATTCGCCCAGTGGAATGTTCTGCTAATACTACCAGGCTGCAGCAAGGttattgtgtgcatgtgtatgccTACTATCTCCTGTGAAAGCAGGCATGCTCGATAGTCTGTGGCTCAACAGTGTTTGTGTTCTCTCAGGTACATCCAGAGCCTGATGGAGATCCTGGAGTTTCTGGATAAGAACCCTGATGACAACAGAGTCCTTGAGATGTGAGCGTAGCACACCTATCTAAAAGCAAAACAGGACTGATGTGGATTCAGTGTCTGTAATGGGCCAGTTCTCAACAGTACTGAGTACCGGCACTTatgatttttgtccacatgagGACCCTTAAttctaattgttattaacattaATGTTAATATGCTGATATTTATACCAAATTAGGCTATATATTATGATTTGCTGGGGAAACCAACAATTATATGTAACATCAGACATTCAGCACACCCGTGTAGCCTGAATGGAATGATCCTTTGTTTCATAACCacattttcagacactgcaacgattcaactgtgaaatttgcagTCAAATCAGGCTTCTTAGATCGAATCTTTGACTAGTCAACTGTTTGGGGTTACCCCAAGATATACACACtaatttaaatacatatatCTGAGACACATGCAATGATCATTTCATGAAACTGATAAATTAGGGTATTGGCACCTTTTTTGGTCCAGTTCAGACACTGATAGCATTGCTTTCACTTTATTCTTTTCCTCTAACCTAATATGtgccttcttcctctcctcttctttctgtCACCCTCCTCGGCCCACCAATCCCAGGTTTGTGGAGGTGTTGGAGGCCATTAGGAACCGGCACAACGATGTGGTCCCCACCATGGCTCAGGGAATCATTGAGTACAAAGACACTTTTGGCCAGCAGGACGCTGTTACTGACCACAACATCCAGTACTTCCTGGATCGCTTCTACACCAGCCGCATCTCCATCCGCATGCTCATCAACCAGCACAGTgagctgccacacacacacacacacacacacacacacacacacacacacacacacacacacacacacacacacacacacacacacacacacacacacacacacacacacacacacacacacacacacacacacacacacacacacacacacacacacacactcaaaactgCCAGCCTGTGAAGTGGGGTGACGTTGTCAAAAGTAACGGTACTGgtttttttgcaacattttctTTGAAGCATCGTATGTATTACAATTACATTCCAAGATATAGTGTCCTTACTCTCACACAGAGTCTTTGGATcacaataaaatctgttttactatTGTGAGTCCATTCAGCTTTCAGATAACGcacatagctaacgttaatgaaCAATTCCAGATACTCTATCACATTTTTATTCTCTATGACCTAGTgtagtaatgacagtagtagtctactgtcattactaaacattcCAGTtagtgggcttatttgctagtTAACAACCACTAAGGAAAAATCCACCAAATAGATGCCCCCTTAGGATACGGGAATCAGGTGATGTCTCGGCAaattttacatacagtttagcaacaaaacaaaatgctcaGGGAacattacaatgtttttttatgttggttTTGCGCagtatgcatccccactaacctggaaaaattTTTAAACGGTAACTGTAATACAACGTGTCGGGGGAATACAGCATCTCCGGCAGCGGTGATTCAAAGGCAGAGGGGTCGCAAAATCTTTGACCATAAGTGACCATTTTGGATGAAAGgttggagctggggaggatgatgaGGATAAGTCAGTGTCTCTATGGTTTCAATTGCGTGGCTGCCCTCAGCTAATTGCTAAAGAGGGAAGAGTCACcaattttcagcatttttgattgaggccataaactcattatgaaaatgtttactgagataataaatcaagtgagaagcaGGGTCCTTTTCTCATAGACGTCAATAGAAACAGACTTTTTTTGAGCCATTAGAATCGCCCTCTACTGGAAATGAGattgaatgcaggtttaaggcccTTCAGCATTGGCTTTACTTTTCAGACCTGGAAGTTGCTGCTTGGTAACACCTAACCACATGACCAGAAATCAATGATCACACTGTCGGTGTAAACAGCATATAGCTCATAAACTGCTAGTACTCTATTTAATGTCATTACTGCTACTAGTAGTGGTAGTGTAGCGATAACtatgtcctctttctctgctttctcACAGCTCTTGTCTTCAACGGTAACACAAACCCCGCCCACCCCAACACCATTGGCTGTATCGACTCCATGTGTGATGTGACAGAGGTTGTGCGAGGTAAGaaggagtagagagagagagagagagagagagagagagagagaggctgtcaCAGGTGGTTTTGAACAGTGGTAATTAGGTTTACCAGCTGACATGACGTTCTCATTACAGTCACATGATGTTCTCATTACAGTCACATGATAATCGTTTATTTAGACATGCGTTAATATGGCATGTGACTCCAGTAAATACAGATTGAAGTATTGAAGGAATtcacaaaatagaaaagaaaacttTTGTTTATGTAGGTTATTTCGTAGTTCTTAAGTTGCAGCTTTATATGATACAAGGCTGCATTTCCAACCAGAGCCCCCAGGCCCCTGAGTGCCCCACATTCACTGCATTTTAGTTGGCTTGTAATTTAATTCTTATAATGCTAATCTGTTTTCCAAATTTGGAACAAGAAACTCTCTTTCTTGTACAGTTCATCTGATACTGTCAAGGCTGGATTAATCTATTATGCTGGATTTCCACATGCAGCTTAAATAACGACATTCCCTAAGAGAACAGTGTAATGAGTAAAGACCACTGACGGTGGTGAAAGTACCGCTCTCCCCGCTTCTCTCGTGAATACACACATGCTGTATTTAAAATTCTGTGCAAATTAAAAGAACGTGATTTTCCTAAAGCCTACTTTATGATACATCTCTGTATGACAGGAATGTTAATAAAAAACAGCTACCTTGGCAGTGGGTGGCCCAGACAGTTGTTATTCCTGGTGAGTTTTTATACATAACGTTATTTGAATTAAACTAAACACAACCTTTTAGGCAGCAAAGTGTGTGACTCAAGGAGAAAACTCACCGAATAGTTTGTGATAGGCCAGATAGATACTGATTGAAACATATCAACGCTATCTGCTGTGTGTGACTGATTCAGCGGAGTTTCAGTCTGAAAAAAATGCCTGTGGAAACCTAGCGTTTGGGGCTCCAGGGCAACATTTTCCTGTGGGGTCCCTAAGGCGACGTTgaaggcttaaaacaccaatgAGCGTGTGTTGCATGCGGGCTGCCAAAGTAGGACACTTGATGAtgaagtgcatttttttttgttctattCATGTAAGCATTATTCATCAAATAGAGCAGGTTGATAACTAGGACGGAGCTGGTAGGCTGCTCATCCAGTTTGAGTCAGTGTCAGTGTTTGAACAGAAAGAATCAGAGCAGCTGGTTTATAGCCAACACGCTTATCATCCATGCTGTTTATACTGACGATAACCTTGTATTTATCACATCTGTTAATATTTAAGTCAGTTCCATTATGTCTATGCAGGGCAAATAATAGTTGTTTttgctttctgtctctgtctagaTGCCTATGAGAGTGCTCAGTTGCTGAGTGAGCAGTATTACCTCGGAGCACCAGAGCTGGAGCTGAGGCAGATGAATGGTGAGACACACATGAAACACtgtgacaaaacacacacacagacagtttttTATCGATGGCTGATATGTCTGTGCATTGAACATTGAccgttgtttttcattttttcctaCCTTAGCCAGCAACAACAAAGAGCCCATCCACATTTCATACATCCCATCTCATCTGTACCACATACTTTTTGAACTCTTCAAGGTAAGAAATAATACTGCAtctgcacacagacaaagaaataaaaacactataGGATATCTGCTATACTATATAAAGTAGTATTGGAGCCTCCTCGATAACTTAGAGCCCATTCAGACCAGAAAAGGCAATCTGTTGATTCGCCGCAGGGTTGTGCGCCTGTGGGAGTGTCATCTAAATTGCCCATATGTGACATCCTGTTGTGTTCCttaaccccccaatgtagcacaagtagacttaatatttcacaattactgttttccATCAGAATATCAGTTTAAGATCTCGACATTTACAAAACAGCCTAAACCCCCATTCAAAGTGAATGCAAAGACCTGACGGTCTGAGGACCGCCGCAGTGTGTGCGCCTCAAAAGGCCACTCTAGTGACTTTGTTTTGCAGTTCCATTAAGTTGGGAGAGACAGCGCtttttaaatggttaaaattgTAGCAGCAGAGGCAGACTTTTAGTCCCCATAATGGGTCAAACTCCAAATCccctggatcctacatttcctaTGATACCATATTGGCATTAGACCCTCCAGCATGGTGTGAGTgttttatctgatgagcaggtggcaccttgtgaAGGTGTGGTCTCCAGTTTGGTAATGGTGCCTGTAGTTGTAAAAC
This window harbors:
- the LOC120574291 gene encoding pyruvate dehydrogenase (acetyl-transferring) kinase isozyme 2, mitochondrial-like isoform X3, whose translation is MTSKMRFVRSLVKAAALANVPKHVDHFSKFSPSPLSMKQFLDFGSTNACERTSFVFLRQELPVRLSNIMKEINVLPDRLLATPSVQLLQSWYIQSLMEILEFLDKNPDDNRVLEMFVEVLEAIRNRHNDVVPTMAQGIIEYKDTFGQQDAVTDHNIQYFLDRFYTSRISIRMLINQHTLVFNGNTNPAHPNTIGCIDSMCDVTEVVRDAYESAQLLSEQYYLGAPELELRQMNASNNKEPIHISYIPSHLYHILFELFKNAMRATIENHEASRTLPPIKVMVALGGEDLSIKIHHLSRYQPHSLT